The Cydia amplana chromosome 10, ilCydAmpl1.1, whole genome shotgun sequence DNA window TCCGCACCTTTGTTCCATCTTTTAACCCTATTAAATACAGGACAGAAAACGACTTCGTACAGTACGAGTATTGtcgggtttttagggttccttagttaactaggaacccttatagtttcgccatgtccgtctgtctgtctgtctgtccatccgcggctttgctccgtgatcgtaaGCGCTGCAATTCGGCTATATAAAtcagttaccgtaaaatggggtgagtaggctcaaaactgaaattcaaacctcgataacattttatttttacatatgaaaactgaatggtgtatataataagtgttccggacgtttgtattttagtttttattttattttgggtagttccatttcataactttgacgataaagaggaaaacccacctcaccccgtagtgcctcgtatttggggtgagaggggtttcatacaaaggtgattttggaagattgttggatcgattttttttattatgcgctctccccattcataacccacctctccccgcgaaacctactcaccccgttttacggtacgctGACAAAgtcgtaaaataaaaactagataAGGCTTTTTAGGGTATGAAAATGGCTCCCCTTTATGAAAAGTGGGTATAAATTTTACTTAGGTCGTACTCGGCTCAAACCATAGAAGTAACATGTAGTAAAATCTGTTTGTATGGGAAAGTTTAACATTTTCTATGAAATGTTGCCGGCGCTTTATGTAATTGTAACTCTAGGTTTGCCAAACGGGCTTGAAGATGAATATGGGTGTCgacggcagatcgtaaaatcgggcatatcgagatattcctaggcatatcatgaaacgccgccatttcatgatctgactaagattaacccaggcgtatcacgatctgccttataaaagaggcggcagatcggtcagaccaatgtattcgttgatattcctagcttcatacctggcacatcgtaaaataattgatgagatattcctaggcatatcatgaaacgccgccatttcatgatctgactaaaattaactcaggcatatgtatacgatctgtcttataaaagattcggaagatcgatgggagcaatgtattcgtcgaattcctagcttcattcataccgatcgcatcgtaaaataattacattttttgccactggtggcgctgcattctatatggcgctgcgtccgagtccatagttgccagatcgtaccttttaatacaagtttacgttccttttgagccttgaggtttgctcgatatggctggtggtcgctaggcagatcatgaaatgccggcgtttcataatctgcctaggaatatcacccattgaggtttgcacgatatggctgatggtcgcgctaggcagatcatgaaatgccggcgtttcatgatctgtctaggaatatcaccccttgaggtttgcacgatatggctggtcgtcgctaggcagatcatgaaatgccggcgtttcatgatctgcctaggaatatcaccccttgagtttgcacgatatggttGATGGTCGCGCtgggcagatcatgaaatgccggcgtttcatgatatgcctaggaatatcacaccctatttatttgatatgcctaaacgtcgctagacaaatcgtcaaacgttgatgtttgaacgatatggctggtagtcgctagtcagatcatgaactGGCGGCGTTTCAtagtatgcctaggaatatctcgatatggccgattttacgatctgcctccgacatggGCACTGTGGCATTCCAGGTAATAGCCTAAGTAGTAAGTACTGAATGGGCAATAATTTTCTAGGTACGATCGTGAACAGTTAACGAGACGAGTCACGTATTTAGTATTTATGAATCTCATGCAAAACGAAAGCTCAATTAACTTTCAAACTCCACTCAAAGGTACCTAACGTGCTTAGTATGTTAACATATTTACGACTACGGCAGAATAGGTAATCAAATTATAGTAAGTATCGTCAAACTACCCAACTTTGCCTTCAGGCGGTACATATCTTTGTAATAGAAATTTATACAAACTAATTTATATGTCcaaatatagccggtcaaacaacttagtcAGTAGAATAATGCGCGAAATCAAAAATTTTTAAGggacccttcgcgcctactttttttaaattgccgCATTTGTCCACAgatggaaatggcttgacagactatatataACAATTAAGCTAATACTAATATGATCCGAAAGAGACAGTGCACACATTATTAACTGTTAATATTGAAAACACATAATTGCCTTGTCTCATAAGGATTTTAAAATTGACTTGTCAAGAAAAACTAGCTTTTCAATTTTACACATtgccattggcctttgcgtctattgcagacgatttatggtgcacaGACAATTTTACACATTACTGAacgtataattaaatattttttttaaatggtacAAATACAAAGGGTTTGCACCTCTTGAGGGTATTAAATTCTGGCTACactaggtacattatttattttaataacttttcatatataatttatattatagtttgataaATGGGTATATTTAAACTCCGTCTAATATAAGTACACTGATTACACTACCATAATTATTGCATACTCGTACTCTAAAACATATTTGTTCTAACACACATGACAATTATTTCTAGGCttcaatataaataaacatcctATATCATTACTCATTAAAAAAATTCTTgcaaaatacatatatgtaatgtaATCTACTTAAATGAAGTTAATTCTATACCTGGTCTACTTCGTTTTTCTagcattaaaaataacttagaCTAGAAGCTTGTGGTTCCAAACCGAGCACTTCttgcggtattttaaaaaaattatattaggtatacgtatacttatattatacctaacatAATTAAAAAGAATACCATGCAACATTAGATAATtccataattattatcattaaaaGAGTCTGATCCAAACTAGACGCTTAATTCTGTGgatttctttctaatgctaaaaacagATCCATTACCTGGACTAAGTACAATAATGCTAAACTAGTTAAATGTAAGCCAtgttacagaataaataatagtactaagtacagaagactcactctctaacaaaacgcgtctgttacgatcagcacagatatggccgctaggtggcgacagcgccacgcgcggcttatggctttccccaaaattggggccgaacggatgtacttttagctacctgtagcaaagcgacgaaatcgcggagtgagacacgcctggccatGTTTATACTCATACACCCGTGCATTATTACTACGAGAGACTGTgcgagctgtagacctcgtgaTAAGCTACCATAACTATCATAAGCTTAAAAATTTAACAATAATAACTTCGGTGACTCATTATCACAGCGAACTCACAATGGTCATTTGTGCTATTTTCCACCATTTAGgacattttcaaaaaaattaaacgacagaaaaatctaactaccgaacctgctcacaaaatttcacgagaatcggttgagaaatgcgatTTGCAGAGAATAACATCCGGAGTATCCGGACATACGGAAGCATTTTTGCTCAGGCTGAAActgagaccttcgctaacgctcggtcaattaccTACTATTACAGTTTAGTACCTTAAACTAGAGTCAAATTTATTACGAGTTCCTATTAAAGTtccttataaataaattgaaagcaCACTGAGAAACCCAACACggataatttttattatactaatcgaccAATCAAATCGAAAATTAGTTAAGTTAGGTATAaacaattgtacctaatgaGAAAGAATAACCAACCAACCAAATAACCAACTCGCCAATCTCTAGGATGGTACGGCTATACAACTCCATCCCTGACTCCAAGAGTATAGATATACTTAATGTAATGATCCAGAGTTAAAATTTAGAAACTCAATTgtctcgcatctaaatatgtcAAAATAAGTCACATTAGAGGAATGGCCTCTACATTTCATCGCATGGTACTTTActactattttaattttgtcTGCATGCTTACATGTTTTCTTGTTTATATTTCTCTACATTATGTAAATTTAAGTAactttaagttaatttattcTCAATTATTTTAGTTGTTTATATGTATACTCTCTTTGATATGTACGTGTGTGAGCTGTGGTCACCTATAAGTGGCTAAGCATCTGTTAATGTTAAATGTCCTTGTTCCTATGTAATTGTGTAGATGTATTAACCGTGGGTGatccttaaataaatgaattagcgtatcgccggtcagtttcctaattcgtcaattttgctgattcaacagtttaaTGATTAGACTGTTCCTTAATTCGCCAATTTCCTTTTTTGCCAGTTTCACTAAATTGTCAGAGCCCCTATTAAGCCAGTTTCTTGAGTCGCAAACTTCCTTATTCCTCAATTATCTTAAGTTGTCAGTTTTGCTATTTCGTCATGTTTATGATTTGCtacttttttggggttccgtagtAAACTAGGAACCCAGCTGTTTTTAAGGCGATCTTAAGGCGATACAAGACATATTTTTGTACTCGGCTAAAAGTCACGAAAtgtaagtttaatatttttaaatcacattgccgtattctttaaaaaaaaacatagtcatGTCttattgactgtacctactaatagttttaaaataacatttaataaggtGACTAGAAACATCAATGAAGCATCAATAGGTTCATCTTTTGATTCTGCATCAAGCCTTGGTCTCTTGCTACTTGCCACACGACCCTGAAATCACCTTGTATATTTGATACACCGAAACCTGACCGAAACACGACTATAAGACCCTGGCAACTAGTGAAACTGGCGAATATAGAAACCGATTATCTAGGGGAAATTACCATTTGACCAAACtgacgaataattaaattagcacATAAGGAAACTAGCAAATTTACGAAACTGAAGCCTAGCAAAACTGGCGAAAGAGTAAACTGAAGGTTTAGGAAAATGACCCACTAGCGAAATTGTCAACCTAGTGAAAATGACCAGAAGgtaaactgttgaatcagcaaaattgacgaattaggaaactgaccggcgatacgctaattcaaataaataagataaaaataaaaataactattaggtacctactgaaatctgaatctgaattttattatgtatttgaaCTTCTGTTGATTTTAAAACGATTCGTGAATATTTCTCCCAAGAAGCACATAATACTGACGAAGGAGCCTAACACTATGATTTGCCAAGGTACTGTCATCATACTGGAgactttaatttgttgttttcttCTGTGCAATATTTTTCCATGCTCAATAATATAGTCTCGCCAAAGTTTCAGTGTAAGACCGGCGGTGTGCATCCGTGTCGTTTGCGTAAACAATCTGTCGCGAAGGGGAAACCCTTTGTACATAAAACTGCCGTAGATGATCTTGCCTAGAGGTTGGCGAAACGGGTAAAGAAGATCTTCTCCATAATTATCGTAGTAATCGTACATCACcgtgtaatacatataatacggCACCACAGTGAACATATCATTCGATTTGGCCACTCTTTCGAGGCTGCCACTTAATGTGGCACACAAAGGTGACTGTGGCGCGGGGTACATAGGTATTTTAGGTACAGTGTTGTTATCTGATGTCATTTTCTGCATCACTAGAACCGCATCACTTATGCAGGGTCGCAACCCATATTCAGATATATCCAATAACTCCCCGATTTGATAGTCATGCACTGGTTTCGTGGTAAGACTATACAAAACAGACAAATAATGGTATGGAATTAAACAAGCAAATATAATCCAACTAAAAAGTATGTATTGTATTCTATTTGTTCTCTGAACCCTGCACGTGTGCATTAACAAGTTGTCTATTAAACAGAAAATCATTACAACTTTATCTTTGGATTTACTTACAAGCATTATCAGACTAATAACTATTACAAAAGTCACCACAAGCAGCAACCAAACTAGAGGACTGAACGCCAGTGTGAGTAATTTCCAACCAGGCACAAACCCAGATTTACGTACGAATACTGCAAAATAGTCGTCGATTGCTAGATGTCCGTAGAGGTAGTCGAATGCCTCGGCGCGCTCTGGCAGCAGCATCTGGCTGCCCGTCACCACGTCGAACTTGTTCTCCTGCAGCCACTTCAGCGGCCCGCTCACCTCCATGTCTTGCGAGACATTAGATACTACATCGGACAATTCGTCAAAATAAGTTATATTAACTTTCAAATGTTCGAGCTCACCCAACACAGAGAAAATATATTCGTCCAATCCGATAGTTTTAATGTCGTTTTTTGTACGATCAATGGTAAAAGGTGGCCAATTGGTTGCCGCCACCTGCAAGGTGCAGTTTTGAAGAGAAGTTTTCCTTGTATTTGAATAGAAATAAGGAGGGGGGAGGGTGAAGCACTTTCCCAATTCTATGATAATATCGAAACGTTTCCCGCAGCCATGGTTTCTGAAGGGATCGTAGGAGTATGTATTAGTCGTGAGTGCGTCGATGATTGCTACATTTGTTACATGGACCCTCAGCAGTTCGTGGAACACGGGGTGGAGCTTGTCAAGGTCCAGTCGCTCCATAACGGCTATAAAAGGCGCTTCCGGCTCCCAAGGACCTTCCGTTACCAAATAAGAGAAATGTGATAAGAAGTCGTCAGCGTTTAATGCGTAAATGAGGTATCCTCTGTTCTGAAGTGGACTTTTCTTGTGCGGTCTTCTGGTTATAATAGATACGGCATTTGTTTCATGGATGGCTTGTAAAATGTCCAGGTTTCTTGCATTAAAATGAAAGAATGTCAAAACTTTATACTGGTAATGTACATTAATTATACTTCTGATACATTCATTTGACATAGAATAATTATTCTCAAGATTTATTTCTAATATTGCACCAGAATAACATAGTTTAAATATAGTAATATAACATAGTAGAAACGACAGACGTGATATAAACATGGTGAACGTTTGTAAACGATTTAGTGAGTTGGGATTTAGTTCTTTATATTTAATGACATGACAATCTTAAAACAGATCAGTTAATAAATCGTTGTTTATCGTGTTTTTGTTGATTCCCTATAATCATTAGGACTAAAACGAGTCAATTTGTGGGTAGGAGATATTCGTTAATAATtgcttttcatttattttccagCATAtatatatcactatcactataactccatacatagtataaaacaaagtcgcttctctatctgtctgtctgtctgtatgcttagatctttaaaactacgcaacggattttgtgcggttttttttaatagatagagtgattcaagacaaaggtttataaataaattgttaacccgtgcgaagccggggcgggtcgctagtaaatatataaaatttaggTCGTATAAGTAAGTTAAGAAGTAAGAAAACAAAATGTTTACTGTTTTATTATCAAAGTTTAATTTCCTTTGATTAAAACGTCATTGAGAATGTCGAAATTTAATAAACGGCTGTATGTTTTTTAACCAACTttcaaatctcaaaaggaggaggttatcaattaggatgtatgtttttttttttgacagacAGTCTGACGGACAACAAAGAGATCCTATAagtgttccgtttttttccttttgaggtacggcaCCCGAAAaagggatgactcacgctagaccggcccgggtcgggccggagcttccggcgcttcgttttctatggaaaacactgcgtgatcaccgatcagcgtCATCACcgaatgacatgtcggacgggctcggcctggtctagcgtgagtcatccttaaacaaGTCGTCAAATGTTCTGCCCTCCATTTCTATAATACGTAAGTTTATATctgatac harbors:
- the LOC134651679 gene encoding uncharacterized protein LOC134651679 → MSNECIRSIINVHYQYKVLTFFHFNARNLDILQAIHETNAVSIITRRPHKKSPLQNRGYLIYALNADDFLSHFSYLVTEGPWEPEAPFIAVMERLDLDKLHPVFHELLRVHVTNVAIIDALTTNTYSYDPFRNHGCGKRFDIIIELGKCFTLPPPYFYSNTRKTSLQNCTLQVAATNWPPFTIDRTKNDIKTIGLDEYIFSVLGELEHLKVNITYFDELSDVVSNVSQDMEVSGPLKWLQENKFDVVTGSQMLLPERAEAFDYLYGHLAIDDYFAVFVRKSGFVPGWKLLTLAFSPLVWLLLVVTFVIVISLIMLVSKSKDKVVMIFCLIDNLLMHTCRVQRTNRIQYILFSWIIFACLIPYHYLSVLYSLTTKPVHDYQIGELLDISEYGLRPCISDAVLVMQKMTSDNNTVPKIPMYPAPQSPLCATLSGSLERVAKSNDMFTVVPYYMYYTVMYDYYDNYGEDLLYPFRQPLGKIIYGSFMYKGFPLRDRLFTQTTRMHTAGLTLKLWRDYIIEHGKILHRRKQQIKVSSMMTVPWQIIVLGSFVSIMCFLGEIFTNRFKINRSSNT